One Pseudorasbora parva isolate DD20220531a chromosome 8, ASM2467924v1, whole genome shotgun sequence DNA window includes the following coding sequences:
- the LOC137084166 gene encoding E3 ubiquitin-protein ligase RNF14-like — protein sequence MSANQEAQTDELLALASIYDEEEFHRTESKQSGKIHLCLELPPNFRLLVKGEACIECAMSFLPPLVLSFVLPTDYPSSSAPVFTLSSKWLSRVQITALCKRLDELWEENRGNVVLFTWIQFLKEETLEFLNIQSPLEIQTIGGQPQYESGQNQAVDTAVEKSKVQELDQRAVQEFDPHTDILTQLLDFNEAQKQKVFDGKVFCCGICFSENLGSNSLLFKECQHVFCKACVKEYFQVKIRDGQVQSLTCPEPQCTSMASPAQVKLLVGEDEFARYDRLLLQSSLNLMPDVVYCPRMSCCMAVMIEPDANMGICPSCQFVFCTLCKRTYHGLSLCKELQMEKDVHEKQLIQRVKDESLSEAWLKDNSKRCPSCGSNIQKEMGCNKMTCFSCQKYFCWICLAVLDNNDPYSHYIDNNQCAMV from the exons ATGTCAGCCAACCAGGAAGCACAAACAGATGAACTGCTGGCTCTAGCGAGCATATATGATGAAGAGGAGTTTCACAGGACAGAATCAAAACAGAGTGGCAAGATCCATCTGTGCCTTGAGCTTCCTCCCAACTTCAGACTGCTAGTCAAGG GGGAGGCATGCATAGAGTGTGCAATGTCCTTTCTACCCCCCTTGGTTCTGAGTTTTGTACTACCTACAGACTACCCTTCATCATCAGCTCCAGTCTTTACTCTAAGCTCCAAATGGCTTTCAAGAGTCCAG ATCACCGCACTTTGCAAGAGACTGGACGAACTGTGGGAAGAGAACAGGGGCAATGTGGTTCTTTTTACCTGGATCCAGTTTCTAAAAGAAGAAACTCTTGAATTTCTGAACATCCAATCTCCACTCGAGATCCAAACCATTGGTGGGCAGCCTCAATATGAATCTGGTCAGAACCAAGCAGTAGACACTGCTGTAGAAAAGAGTAAAGTGCAAGAGTTGGACCAAAGAGCGGTTCAAGAATTTGACCCTCACACAGATATACTTACCCAGCTGCTGGATTTTAATGAAGCTCAGAAACAGAAGGTGTTTGatggcaaggttttttgctgtGGAATCTGCTTCTCTGAGAATCTTGGTTCCAACTCTTTGCTCTTCAAGGAGTGTCAGCATGTCTTCTGCAAGGCCTGCGTGAAGGAATACTTTCAGGTCAAGATTAGAGATGGCCAAGTCCAGTCCCTTACCTGCCCTGAGCCTCAGTGTACATCCATGGCTTCTCCTGCACAG GTGAAGCTTCTCGTGGGCGAAGATGAATTTGCCCGCTATGACCGCCTCCTTCTGCAGTCGAGTCTGAACCTAATGCCAGATGTTGTTTATTGTCCACGCATGAGTTGCTGCATGGCTGTGATGATCGAGCCTGATGCCAACATGGGCATCTGCCCCTCATGCCAGTTTGTCTTCTGCACCCTCTGCAAGCGAACATACCATGGCCTATCTCTCTGCAAAGAAC TACAAATGGAAAAGGACGTACATGAAAAGCAGCTAATCCAAAGAGTGAAGGATGAGTCTTTAAGTGAAGCCTGGCTGAAGGATAACTCTAAACGGTGCCCTTCCTGTGGCTCCAACATACAG aaagaaatgggcTGCAACAAGATGACCTGCTTTTCCTGTCAGAAGTATTTCTGCTGGATCTGCCTTGCAGTTCTCGACAATAATGACCCCTACAGCCACTACATAGACAACAATCAATGCGCGATGGTATAA